Proteins found in one Oryza glaberrima chromosome 4, OglaRS2, whole genome shotgun sequence genomic segment:
- the LOC127769486 gene encoding U-box domain-containing protein 29-like produces the protein MGRKESLTTTTTAAAAAAATRSMRLPPQHQALEVKIPSFFRCPISLDVMRSPVSLCTGVTYDRASIQRWLDSGNTTCPATMLPLPSTDLVPNLTLRSLISHWSSSSSPATSGDASVTSSPAGLVRQVASPDADPSAALRQLAAYLSDDDVDEFEKNALVGAGGAAEAVASVLRRKGEREVGVEGCEAAVRVLAAVVAMDGVEDANKRRVAAGLAADAAASAASLARVMRGASGLEARVDAARLVEFLLANAADEAREAVAESAELVAELVRLVGPADEKGSLDARAVGAGLSCLATISRSRRAARAEMVRAGAVRAAARALRATAADPAASARALRVLESAVGCAEGRAALCEDAEEAVPAVVGRMMKSGRDGAEAAVAVLWAVCHKYRDRRAADAAAASEGGLTRLLLLLQSGCSPAARQMALELLKIYKVNAKSCLAGYDSKTTHIMPF, from the coding sequence atgggcAGGAAGGAAtcgttgacgacgacgacgacggcggcggcggcggcggcggcgacgaggagcatGAGGCTGCCGCCGCAGCACCAGGCGCTGGAGGTGAAGATCCCGAGCTTCTTCCGGTGCCCCATCTCCCTCGACGTGATGCGCTCCCCGGTCAGCCTCTGCACCGGCGTCACCTACGACCGCGCCTCCATCCAGCGATGGCTCGACTCCGGCAACACCACCTGCCCCGCCACCATGCTCCCCCTCCCTTCCACCGACCTCGTCCCCAACCTCACCCTCCGCAGCCTCATCTCCCactggtcctcctcctcctcccccgccacctCCGGCGATGCCTCTGTCACTTCTTCCCCCGCGGGCCTTGTCCGCCAGGTCGCGTCGCCCGACGCCGACCCTTCCGCGGCGCTGCGCCAGCTCGCGGCGTACCTCtcggacgacgacgtcgacgagtTCGAGAAGAACGCGCTGGTgggcgccggtggcgccgccgaggccgtgGCCTCGGTGCTCCGGAGGAAGGGCGAGCGGGAGGTCGGCGTGGAAGGGtgcgaggcggcggtgcgggtgcTCGCCGCGGTCGTCGCGATGGATGGAGTCGAGGACGCGAACAAGAGGCGGGTCGCCGCCGGGCTCGCCGCGgacgccgcggcgtcggcggcgtccctGGCGCGCGTGATGCGCGGAGCGAGCGGGCTGGAGGCGAGGGTCGACGCGGCGAGGCTGGTGGAGTTCCTGCTCGCCAATGCCGCCGACGaggcgagggaggcggtggccgagtcggccgagctcgtcgccgagCTGGTGCGGCTCGTCGGCCCCGCCGACGAGAAGGGGAGCCTCGATGCGAGGGCCGTCGGCGCGGGCCTCTCCTGCCTCGCCACCATCTCCcggtcgcgccgcgccgcgcgcgccgagatggtccgcgccggcgccgtccgcgccgcggcgcgcgcgctgcgcgccacggcggcggaccCGGCCGCGTCCGCCAGGGCGCTCCGGGTCCTCGAGTCCGCCGTCGGCTGCGCCGAGGGCCGCGCCGCGCTCTGCGAGGACGCCGAGGAGGCCGTACCCGCGGTGGTGGGCAGGATGATGAAGTCCGGCCGCGACGGCGCCGAGGCCGCGGTGGCCGTGCTCTGGGCGGTCTGCCACAAGTACAGGGaccggcgcgccgccgacgccgcggcggcgtcggagggcGGCCTGACtcgcctcctcctgctgctgcagagcgggtgctcgccggcggcgaggcagatGGCGCTCGAGCTGCTCAAGATTTACAAGGTGAACGCCAAGAGCTGCCTCGCCGGCTACGACTCCAAGACCACCCACATCATGCCGTTCTGA